A region from the Salifodinibacter halophilus genome encodes:
- the rpiA gene encoding ribose-5-phosphate isomerase RpiA — MTDKNPKRAAAEAAFEHIRHGDYLGVGTGSTVAHLIDLLAEHQPYLRAVVATSSDTYNRLRAAGLDVADLNETGGLDRYIDGADEINPDFQLIKGGGGALTREKIAASAADSFVCMADSSKQVGQLGAFGVPIEVIEMGRSTVAREIVKLGGRPALRPNYTTDNGHLILDVARLDLTDALAMEDRLNALPGVITNGVFARHPADIALIADGETVTETRR; from the coding sequence CCGCGGCCGAGGCCGCATTCGAACATATACGCCATGGCGACTATCTGGGCGTGGGCACCGGCAGCACCGTGGCGCACCTGATCGACCTGCTGGCTGAGCACCAACCATATCTGCGTGCTGTCGTTGCCACGTCGTCTGATACGTACAACCGCCTACGCGCCGCCGGGCTGGACGTTGCGGATTTAAACGAAACCGGTGGCCTCGACCGTTACATTGATGGCGCCGACGAAATCAACCCGGACTTCCAGTTGATTAAAGGCGGCGGCGGCGCGCTGACCCGGGAAAAGATCGCCGCATCGGCAGCAGACTCCTTCGTATGCATGGCCGATTCGTCCAAGCAGGTCGGTCAACTCGGCGCGTTCGGGGTGCCGATCGAAGTCATCGAGATGGGACGCAGCACAGTCGCGCGAGAAATCGTCAAACTCGGGGGGCGACCGGCTCTGCGCCCGAACTACACCACCGATAACGGGCATTTGATCTTGGACGTCGCGCGGCTGGATCTGACCGACGCATTGGCGATGGAAGACCGCCTCAACGCCCTGCCCGGCGTGATAACCAACGGTGTTTTCGCTCGACACCCCGCCGATATTGCGCTTATCGCCGATGGCGAGACAGTCACCGAAACCCGTCGCTAA
- a CDS encoding bifunctional molybdenum cofactor biosynthesis protein MoaC/MoaB, whose amino-acid sequence MKDVGLKPDTQRSAYARGELRAPADCIRRVAERNTEKGDPQESARLAGIMVAKRTDTILPLAHSLPIHAADVHFETLETRIAIEAEVHTIGPTGVEMEALTAVSVAALTLYDMLKPYAEPEELTIGDTHLVDKRGGKSDHARQLSAPMPATVLMVSNPIYNGDKADTAGQLVVDDLTDAGLAPIDYRLLPDDAGQITDAVRDAVDNGSGLVATVGGTGIGPKDQTIEAVKPLLTTPMPGLMEAARAFGQRRSPSAAISRGVAGLINDTLVVTLPGSRGGANESVAALRASLVHTLETRRRFRADAGHNTQAY is encoded by the coding sequence ATGAAAGACGTCGGCCTAAAACCCGATACCCAGCGCTCGGCATATGCCCGCGGCGAACTGCGTGCACCGGCCGATTGCATCCGGCGTGTTGCCGAACGCAACACTGAAAAAGGCGACCCACAGGAATCAGCGCGACTGGCCGGCATCATGGTCGCCAAGCGGACCGACACAATCTTGCCGCTGGCTCATTCACTGCCGATCCACGCGGCCGACGTCCACTTCGAAACACTCGAGACGCGTATTGCGATCGAAGCCGAAGTCCACACGATCGGCCCCACTGGCGTCGAAATGGAAGCGCTGACGGCAGTTAGCGTCGCCGCACTAACCCTCTACGATATGCTCAAGCCTTACGCCGAGCCGGAAGAGCTGACAATCGGGGACACCCATCTGGTCGACAAACGTGGCGGCAAATCCGACCACGCACGGCAACTGAGCGCCCCGATGCCGGCTACGGTGCTGATGGTCTCGAACCCGATCTATAACGGCGACAAGGCCGACACCGCCGGCCAGCTCGTCGTCGATGATTTAACCGATGCCGGACTCGCGCCGATCGACTATCGCCTGCTGCCCGACGATGCCGGGCAAATCACCGATGCTGTGCGCGACGCGGTCGACAATGGCAGCGGACTGGTCGCCACCGTTGGCGGCACCGGCATCGGCCCGAAAGATCAAACCATTGAAGCCGTTAAACCGCTGCTGACCACACCCATGCCCGGTCTGATGGAAGCCGCACGAGCGTTCGGCCAACGCCGCAGCCCGAGTGCAGCCATTTCACGCGGTGTCGCCGGCCTGATCAACGACACCCTGGTCGTAACGCTACCGGGCAGTCGCGGCGGCGCCAACGAATCCGTCGCCGCACTGCGCGCGAGCCTCGTTCACACCCTCGAGACGCGCCGACGTTTCCGTGCCGACGCTGGCCACAATACGCAAGCGTATTGA